The Nitrospinota bacterium DNA window TCGGAGGCCTTAGGGCCCTCTCCGAAGCCTCGATCGACGAGTTCATGGAGATCAAGGGCCTCGGGCTCGCCAAGGCTGCGGTCATACGGGCCGCCTTTGCCCTAAGCCAGAGGCTGGGCAACGCCGATGGCGCCGACCGGCCCATCTTCGACGCCGGGGACGTTTTCGACGTCTACGGCGAGGAGATGGCGGCGCTCCCCCACGAGGTGCTCAGGCTCCTCGTCCTCAACGCCAAAAACCGCCTCATCAGACACCGGGACATCGCCGTCGGCGGGCTCTTCGGACGAAACGTCCGGGCTGCCGACGCCTTCTACCACGCTGTGCGCGAGCGGGCCGCCTCGGTGATTTTCGTCCACAACCATCCCTCGGGCGACCCGACGCCGAGCAAGGACGACCGGGACCTGACCCGACACTTATGCGAGACGGGCGCCCTGCTCGACATCCCCGTCCTCGACCACATCATC harbors:
- the radC gene encoding DNA repair protein RadC translates to MVEPTKGKIAKEKRHRVAEWPVSEQPRERLRAFGAPACSDAQLLAILLRTGDGKVDPVTLARSLIHEFGGLRALSEASIDEFMEIKGLGLAKAAVIRAAFALSQRLGNADGADRPIFDAGDVFDVYGEEMAALPHEVLRLLVLNAKNRLIRHRDIAVGGLFGRNVRAADAFYHAVRERAASVIFVHNHPSGDPTPSKDDRDLTRHLCETGALLDIPVLDHII